The following are from one region of the Ananas comosus cultivar F153 linkage group 20, ASM154086v1, whole genome shotgun sequence genome:
- the LOC109725321 gene encoding hydroxycinnamoyltransferase 4-like has protein sequence MVVVEVIKSELVAPSEATPKDPIWSSNLDLAARRGYTPTVYFYRPNGDSDFFSEDVLKTALAKALVRFYPVDGRVEISCTAEGALFVVARADAALDDFNDFAPSTAMRDLFVPPACSPDPPCILLMLQVTYLKCGGVVLGTAMHHTVIDARSAFHFISTWSAIARGGGGGADLPPPPFLDHTLLRARSPPVVLFDHPEYKPTPNPNPNPNPNPNSSPNPNRSSTPAPYASAILRLSQAQVDALKARCCGGGGGGGARVSAFRAIVAHVWRCVCAARGLARGAETRLYTMVDVRARLAPPLPPNYFGNAVLRTSVAAAAGELADAPLGSVARRLRAATSPGDDYARSLVDYLDAVDMDRLPRSGLPGNDLRVISWMGMSIYDADFGWGEPVFMGPALMYYAGFVYLMSSPGKVGGVSVAVSLEPDTLPTFKKLLFQELGGVQG, from the exons atggtggtggtggaggtgaTCAAGTCGGAGCTCGTCGCGCCGAGCGAGGCGACGCCGAAGGACCCGATATGGTCCTCGAACCTCGACCTCGCGGCACGGCGGGGGTACACCCCGACCGTCTACTTCTACCGCCCTAACGGGGACTCAGACTTCTTCTCTGAGGATGTTCTTAAGACGGCTTTGGCAAAAGCCCTAGTCAGGTTCTACCCCGTTGACGGGCGCGTCGAGATCAGCTGCACCGCCGAGGGCGCGCTCTTCGTCGTCGCGCGGGCGGACGCGGCGCTCGACGATTTCAACGACTTCGCGCCGTCGACGGCGATGCGCGATCTCTTCGTGCCGCCGGCCTGCTCCCCCGATCCGCCGTGCATTCTCCTCATGCTGCAG GTGACGTACCTCAAGTGTGGCGGCGTGGTGCTGGGCACGGCGATGCACCACACCGTCATCGACGCGCGCAGCGCCTTCCACTTCATCTCCACCTGGTCCGCCatcgcgcgcggcggcggcggcggcgccgaccTCCCCCCGCCCCCCTTCCTCGACCACACCCTCCTCCGCGCCCGCTCCCCCCCCGTCGTCCTCTTCGACCACCCCGAGTACAAGCCcacccctaaccctaaccctaaccccaacCCTAATCCTAATTCGAGCCCCAACCCCAACCGGTCGTCGACCCCCGCGCCCTACGCCAGCGCCATCCTCAGGCTCTCCCAGGCCCAGGTCGACGCCCTCAAGGCgcgctgctgcggcggcggcggcggcggcggcgcgcgggtgTCGGCGTTCCGCGCGATCGTGGCGCACGTGTGGCGGTGCGTGTGCGCCGCGCGCGGGCTCGCGCGCGGCGCCGAGACGCGGCTCTACACGATGGTCGACGTGCGCGCGCGCCTCGCCCCGCCGCTCCCCCCCAACTACTTCGGCAACGCCGTCCTCCGCAcctccgtcgccgccgccgccggcgagctCGCCGACGCCCCGCTAGGCTCCGTCGCCCGCCGCCTCCGCGCCGCCACGAGCCCCGGCGACGACTACGCGCGCTCCCTCGTCGACTACCTGGACGCCGTCGACATGGATCGGCTCCCCCGAAGTGGGTTACCGGGAAACGACTTACGCGTCATCAGCTGGATGGGCATGTCCATTTACGACGCCGACTTCGGCTGGGGCGAGCCCGTTTTCATGGGCCCCGCGCTCATGTACTACGCCGGCTTCGTGTACTTGATGAGCAGCCCCGGTAAAGTCGGCGGCGTATCCGTCGCCGTCTCCTTGGAGCCCGACACGTTGCCGACTTTCAAGAAGCTGCTCTTCCAGGAGCTCGGAGGGGTACAAGGGTAA